DNA sequence from the Nicotiana tomentosiformis chromosome 3, ASM39032v3, whole genome shotgun sequence genome:
AATGACTATCTATGCACTTGAAAAACAAATTATGTCTTATCTTCTCAAAGAGGTTACTTGGGTGTCTctaataaaaaaagaaattatcCAAGTAAAAAGAGTTTACCCAATTAATTTATATATACTTTTGTACATATCTAGGCATTTGAAAAGCTAAAAGTATTTATAAGCAAAATTAGGGTAAAAGTCATAAGATGTTTATCCTCTAAAGTTATTGTCTCTATCATTTTACTTGAAATTGTTTGACTGAACAAGAAATTTAAAAATTAAGACATGTAAACTAAGTATAATATAAAAAGTATAACATTatccttttaaataaataatggTGAGAGTTCGACGTGTtcgttttaattttttcttatttcaaGTGAATTTCCACATATATACCTTTAAAAAGTTCAACAAAAATATTAAAGATTAAATAATTCCTGTTGAATTCTTtttaaataatttctaaaataaaaatgtgtcaaaagaaaaagaaaaaaaaaagaatccttTTTTGTTACTTTTTTGCTTCGCACTCAAAAAGATGGTTAATGGGTCCCGCACTAACCGTTGGTCTTTCCAAGTTCTCTCTTCTCTAACATAGGAATGCATGGAGGAAGCTAAACATTCCCACCAAAAGCAAAATTTTCTGATCATTTTTCTCAAACCCTAAGCTTAACCCTAATCCAAATTGAACCCCTTCATGTCTCTTTGCAATTTCAAGATAAATTTGCCATATATATACCGACTGGGATTTTGTTCTATTAAATTTGGATCAATCATATGCTAAAATCTGAAGATTTGAAAGGTATTGGTTGAggctaaaaaaaaaagaagcatttTGTTTAAGGAGGGGATTTTGGTAAACAATGTCAAATTTATATGGAGATTACAACCAAAAGATTGATTATGTATTCAAGATTGTATTGATTGGAGATTCTGCAGTAGGGAAATCACAGCTATTGGCTAGATTTGCTAGGAATGAATTCAGCTTGGATTCAAAAGCTACAATTGGGGTTGAATTTCAGACAAAGACTCTAATTATTGATCACAAGACCGTCAAGGCACAGATTTGGGATACTGCTGGCCAAGAAAGGTCTGCATTTCCTTCCTCCTTATTTACCAATGTTACTTTTACACTTTCTTTACAAAAAAGAAATCCTAATTAATTTGTATAGCATGACTATAGATTCGTTCTTTTTCAATTATAAGTTTAGGTTCATTCATATTGTTTTCTGACAGACCTTACAAGCTCCGGGATTTAAGTAAAAATTGTCAAATTACATAAGGATAAATGTTGAAGTCAGGGTGGTGGGGAGGGTGAGAAAACTAATATTTTCATTAGTGAACTCTTGTTCAATGGTTAATTGAAAAGTCTCAACAATTTAGTAACAATTAAAGAACTCGGCATGGTTTATGAGCATGGGTAATGCGAAAATAAATAATCTGACTATTAAGAAGTGATACTCTGTAGGCACCTAGTGTATTAAACTTTTTCAGGGCAATAGCTACTAGAGTTTTACTTCGAACGACTAATTAGGCTTCCGGTGTATATAGACAACTAGGTGGAATGCTAATAAAAGTGGCTCACTCTCTTGCTCGGATAACTTTATTGTATGCAACTCGTGTAACTTGGAATTCCTATCCTTCATGTCTAGCATCTGTTCTTTATTCTGATGCTTCTTCTTTAGAGACCAGGGGTGTTCCCCTGATGTAACTCTGTTTTTGCTTGGTTGTTGAATATATATCTCTTGCCTTAAGAAAACTCTAGGTGGTCACTCTTCAACTAAGAGTTTGGAATATATGTCCTCCAGATATACTTATATAAATGAGAATTAGGCCTATTAAAACAAACAATATCGGAGAAAGAAGAAGAGAGTATAATTAAGAAAAGTAGAATCTTGAAGAGATACACCAAAAAGTGACACAATTAGCCAAACTGATGGAGATCGATCTCGAGGATCTTACTCAAATCTAAAATAATACATAgtaaaaattattaaaagaagAGAACATTGAACACACAATAATCACAACCAATCATTTCGAGAACAATACATTAACCTTTGGAAGAGGAAATGGAATGCTCAAAATTGGAGGACTAAGAGGAGTTAAAAGTAATGAAAATGGTGGAGATAGAAATTAGTAATGGTTTGGTTGAGGAGGTGTTGATGGGGGTGGAGGTGAAGCATAGGTAGTTGTTTGCTCATAATTCTCAGGTGGAGGAGGTGAGGCATAGGTCAGAGTTTGCTTGTAGTAGTTTGTTGTTGGTGGCGGTGAGTAGTATAATGGTGATTGTTCATACGTCTTTGGTGGAGGTGGCGCGTTGTAGGTTGTAGGTGATTACTCATAGTATTTTGGTGGAGGTAGAGGAGATTATAGGAAGGCGTAAATTTTTTATAATATGGTGGAGGTGAGCCTTATAATAAGTTGGTGATTGCTCGAAATATTTTGGTGGTGTTAGTGGTGGAGAATTGTATGAAGATGGTTGCTCATAGTATTTTGGTGGAGGTGGTGGAGATTTGTAAAGAGATGGTGATTGCTCATAGTACTTTAAAGGGGGTAGAGGTGACTTGTAGTAAGAAGGTGATTGCTCATAGTACTTTGGAGGGGGTGGAGGTGACTTACAGTATGAAGGCGATTTCTCATAATAAGTTGGTGGTGATGGAGATTTGTAGTAAACTGGTGACATATAATATTTTACTGGTGGAGGTGACCTATAATATTTACTTTGCAAGCGATGGCGACTTGTAGTAGTGCTTTGAAGGAGTCAACGACTTGTAGTAGTTCTTTGAAGGAGCTGGCTACTTGTAGTAGTTCTTTGAAGGAGCTGGCTACTTGTAGTAGTTCTTTGAAGGGGTCGACGAGTTGGAGTACTACTTTGAAGGAACATGTGACTTGTAGTAATGCCCTGAAGGAGCAGACGACTTGTAGTAGTATTTTGAAGGAGCTAGCGACTTATAGTATTGCTTTGAAGGAGATGCCGACTTGTAGTTGTACCTTGAAGGAACTGGCGACTTGTAGTCAGAGGCGGATGCAGTGTGTTagttatgagttcaattgaacccataactttcgatgcTGAAtagaaatttatgtgtaaaaattcattaaaattacaaatataatagatttgaacccataattttaaaaatataatgggttcaatgttaaaaatcttaaaagttgaacccatagaatttaaatcttggatccgcctctgctTGTAGTACTTTGCAGGGGATAGTGATTTATAGTAGTGCTTAAAATGAGTTAGTGATTTGTAGTAGTTCTTTTGAGGAGCAGGTGACTTGTACTAGCTCTTTGAAGGAGCATGTTTCTTGTAGTAATTTTTTGAAGGAGCAGGTGACTTGCAGCAATTCTTTGAAGGAATACGCGACTTATAATAGTCGTGCTTCGAAGGAACACGTGATTTGTAGTAATAGTGCGATGAAGAATGTTCAGCAGATTTTTCCTGGATTTTTGTAGTAAGGAGCGGCTACATTAAAGTTAGACGGAGATGGTAATTTATAGTActtcttagagttttaagaaggtGAGGGAGAAGTATAACCATAAGAATAACCAGCAATAACAGTGCTGACTGCTACGCAAATTGCCAAAGCAGCTGCTAGTAGGGGTTATTGTCCCAAATTCCCTAAGCTTCTCAATTTGATTTTGCAACCAACTATACTAGGAGAAGAGAAAGATAGAGCTAAGACGTATCTTGCATATTTGAGTAGGCAGCTCTGGTACTTATATAGCAGCAATATGATATCCTTCTTGACATTCATGTTATGGCTTCATGGTTAGCCACAAAGCTGAAAGCAAGGTCCAATTAAAACCAACAAGGGTTGTGGTGGAGTGGTAAGTACTCCTTCATCCTTAACCAGAGGTCTTGGGTTGAGTCCCTGGGTATGGAGTCGCTTTTGTTAGGGAGCGCTTTACCCCCAATGTGGGACTTTCCGGCGCGAATCCGGATTTAGTCGGGCCCCAATATGAGTATCGGACACCGGgtgggaaaccaaaaaaaaaaaagttcaaatAAAGACTTGGTCAGTACTAAATGGAATGCATTCTCTAGTGAAAAAGAAATAACTTAAATAAAAcacaaatagaaaataaaaataaagacggTGTAACCACAAAGGTATTCAAGATTGACTATCTCTAAACAGTAAACAGAACAAAGAAATGGGGACactttctttgttctttttttttttttcaatggcAGACTCTGTAAGTTGACTTTTCATCTAGAGTTGGGCATTGCCCCTATCTCTAAACAAAAGCCAACAAAAACGCAACAGTTATTAGCACAATATATCCGCTCCTATACAAGCAAAGCCACTTTAAGACTACATATGAAAGTcaccagaaaaagaaaaaaaaacagaaattaTGAACTGCAGATACATCCCAAGTATTATAATATCTAACACGTACTGACGTACACCCCTATATGAATGGAAATCCTACAAAAAGATAATGATGCTATTCCTATTTTGATGAAAGCAACTAACATAAATTAAGAAATTCATAtctaataaaataattttaattttaaaagttCAATAGCTTCCATATTTAAAGTGTAAGAAAGTTATTACAAATAGCTGGTATATCTTATTAAGTAATGTGCTAAGGCAATACATAAATTCTAGTACTGGTGGAAGCCAAAAGGTGCAAATATGTTAAGCTTGAAGGTGACACTGACAATCtaaataacaaataagataaCTCACACAGAATGTGAAAATGCTCGACTGTAATGCTAGTATTGGACTACTGGTGAAGGAGAAATGagcaaacaaaataaaaaatgacaTGTAAGCCAGAAGGCTTTCTGTGCTCTTTAACATTGCCCTTTTACAAGTAATCATTAAAAGAAGCTCTAATAAGCTTCTAGAATGGGTAGTTTTGGAATAATGGTTACCCTTTTCGGAGAAGTGACAACATTCTGGGACGTCCTAAAAAGGAAAGAGCGATCAAATGATATAAGGTATCGGTTTAGTGCTAAGTATAGTTTAGGCTGTGAATTACCAGATTATATCTTCCCATAACATGAAATAGTGTTGTCATAGTTCTAACAGTAAAATTCTGTCAGGTATAGAGCAGTGACTAGTGCATATTATCGAGGTGCAGTTGGCGCAATGTTAGTCTACGACTTGACAAAACGTCAATCATTTGATCATATGGCTAGATGGCTGGAGGAACTAAGGGGTCATGCCGATAAGAACATAGTTATAATGCTCATCGCAAACAAATGTGATCTAGGAAGTCTTCGAGCAGTACCAATTGAAGATGCTCAAGAATTCGCAGAAAGGGAGAATCTTTTCTTCATGGAAACATCAGCCCTTGAATCCACCAACGTCGAGACTGCATTTATGACAATATTAAAAGAAATCTATCAAATCGTTGGCAAGAAAACTCTCACTGCAGAAGAAGGTGCAGAGTACGCAAAGTCACAATCTCTCAAGGGAACAAGGATCATAGTTCCTGGCCAGGATTCAGATTCTGGTGGCAGAGGTGGCTGCTGCATGTCCTCCTCCTGATCTTTGGTTTCAGGTTTTTGACAATATTTCTGTCTTCTTTttgttgattttgttattttatcaAATGCTGCTATTAGTGGGGCGTTTTGTTGAAAAAATGTGGAACTATCATTATAGCAGCATTCAATTTCTTGGGGTTAGCCAAGGAATAAACTTAATTTGTTGTCTCTTTACTTATCATTAGTCATGACAATGAACTCTATAGCTCTTAGCTTCTTATTGCAATTTGGGGTGATAAGCTGTTATTAATTATTACCGAAAGCATTGTTTTTTAATGTTTAGCCACTGTTTTGTTTTAGCCACCATTGACTTCCCATATCGCGGTGATGGGTTATTTGGCATCTCTATATGGTCTTGGACAATTCTCACCTCATGAGCTAGGTTTTTAGGGTTGAGTTACGTCTAAGATTCATTTTCTTATCATAATATCAGAGTCAGGCACATCCCAATTCATGATTTATACGATGTTTGGTCCCATCTTTAATTGTCCACGCTCCAAATATCTAGTTTTGGGCGTGCGGGAGGTGTTGAGTTCCCACATCTGCGGGTTGAGTTAGTCCTAAGGTCCAGATCAAAATTTCAATGTTTAAATGAAAAGAAACAGTGACTAAATTCCAGGTCCATTAATTTTTCGCATTATTGTTATCATTGTTAATGGATTCATTATTCATCATTGGTAAGGATTATTTTTGTAGGGTCGAGGATGGTGTCCAAATTGATCCCAGAAGTTAGATGCAGTTTGACAGTGTATAAAATATGGTTAATGGTTTCAATATGGATGCTACATTTGGAGTAATTAATTAATGCCTCTACCATGGATCGAGCACTTTGGTTGTTAGAAGTTTGTCATGACAAGCTAGCGGGAAAGAATTTGTGCTTGTTTACAGTTTTTTTTAACCATTTATAGTTTTAATTTGGTTATTATGATTTATTGTTGTAATGAGGTAAGACAATTCTATAAGCTGAATTAATACCAAGGGAT
Encoded proteins:
- the LOC104087558 gene encoding ras-related protein RABA4d-like, translated to MSNLYGDYNQKIDYVFKIVLIGDSAVGKSQLLARFARNEFSLDSKATIGVEFQTKTLIIDHKTVKAQIWDTAGQERYRAVTSAYYRGAVGAMLVYDLTKRQSFDHMARWLEELRGHADKNIVIMLIANKCDLGSLRAVPIEDAQEFAERENLFFMETSALESTNVETAFMTILKEIYQIVGKKTLTAEEGAEYAKSQSLKGTRIIVPGQDSDSGGRGGCCMSSS